One Fusarium oxysporum f. sp. lycopersici 4287 chromosome 8, whole genome shotgun sequence genomic region harbors:
- a CDS encoding alpha-D-xyloside xylohydrolase → MHLRDGMWLPAQDFRTEYAEDVYEITPSKDQQALNLLCPVKHIRSRGDTLNQPTLDIDIKAEMDGVISIETTHWAGAQRKGPNFDLFPAGQPKVEGKIVKSDKGTTIQSGVLSATIHPDQHNFDIKFHSSDGKKHLTNLGNRSTGFAYSPAPSTPMQTGDMRDFKHYMFMQTTLSVGESVHGLGERFGAWNKVGQNVILWNADGGTSSDQAYKNVSFWMSNRGYGVFVDNPGKVDFEIGSERCCRVQTTVEGQRLKMYIIYGDGPKDVLKKYTVLTGKANKVPSWSFGLWLTTSFTTNYDETTVNSFLEGMKSRGSPVDVFHYDCFWMKGFRWTDFVFDEERFPDPKGQITRLKESGLCKKVCVWINPYIGQAGAAFKHAAEKGYLLKRKNGDIWQWDLWQAGMGLLDVTNPEACAWYTECLNGLFDKGVDALKTDFGERIPTLDVQWHDASVDPHKMHNYYAFMYNKLVYEALQKRYGDNEAVLYARAACAGTQRFPLVWGGDCESTPEALAESVRGGLSMGLSGFTFWSCDIGGFEGSPPPWIYKRWVAMGLLCSHSRLHGSNSYRVPWVVDNDDTTEEGCSRTLAKWTALKTRLMPYIFSQAIESIEGGIPMSLRAVALEFPEDPTSWYLDRQFMVGSQLLAAPIYEESGEVEFYLPKGKWTSYFTNEVKSGPGWFKEKHAFGTLPLYVRENTVLVLGSCKEVGADYDFANNVEVALYQASPGAKATVVDGEGNVVAELVVAQDGKLEGTDKLKGDYKVAEKGRDLRGDAPVSIESLS, encoded by the coding sequence CTGCCCGCCCAAGACTTTCGCACCGAGTATGCCGAAGATGTCTATGAGATCACTCCCAGCAAGGACCAGCAGGCCCTGAATCTGCTATGTCCAGTGAAGCACATCCGCTCTCGAGGCGATACCCTCAACCAGCCCACACTTGATATCGATATCAAAGCAGAGATGGATGGAGTTATCTCCATCGAGACCACACATTGGGCCGGTGCTCAACGAAAAGGCCCCAACTTCGATCTCTTCCCAGCTGGGCAGCCTAAAGTTGAGGGAAAGATCGTCAAGAGTGATAAGGGCACAACTATTCAATCTGGAGTTCTCTCTGCCACTATTCATCCTGACCAACATAACTTCGACATCAAATTCCACAGCTCAGATGGCAAAAAGCACCTCACGAACCTGGGCAATCGTAGCACAGGATTTGCCTACTCCCCGGCCCCTAGCACACCAATGCAGACCGGCGACATGCGCGACTTCAAGCACTACATGTTCATGCAAACGACTCTGTCCGTCGGCGAATCCGTCCACGGTCTTGGCGAGCGCTTTGGAGCATGGAACAAAGTTGGTCAGAATGTCATCCTTTGGAACGCCGATGGTGGTACTTCAAGCGACCAAGCTTACAAGAACGTTTCTTTCTGGATGAGCAACCGTGGTTATGGTGTCTTCGTGGATAACCCTGGAAAGGTAGATTTCGAAATTGGTAGTGAGAGGTGTTGTCGTGTGCAAACAACTGTGGAGGGgcagaggttgaagatgtaTATCATCTACGGCGACGGGCCTAAGGATGTTCTCAAGAAATACACTGTCCTCACTGGAAAAGCCAACAAAGTTCCCAGTTGGAGTTTTGGTCTTTGGCTGACGACTAGCTTTACTACCAATTACGACGAGACTACGGTCAACTCATTCCTTGAGGGTATGAAGTCTCGTGGGTCACCTGTTGATGTCTTCCACTACGACTGCTTCTGGATGAAGGGCTTCAGATGGACAGACTTTGTCTTTGACGAGGAGCGTTTCCCGGATCCCAAGGGCCAGATAACGCGACTCAAGGAGAGTGGGCTTTGCAAGAAGGTCTGCGTCTGGATCAACCCATACATCGGCCAAGCTGGTGCGGCATTCAAACACGCTGCTGAGAAGGGCTATCTCCTCAAGCGCAAGAATGGAGATATTTGGCAGTGGGATCTCTGGCAAGCTGGCATGGGTCTTCTGGATGTGACAAACCCTGAAGCTTGTGCCTGGTATACCGAGTGCCTAAACGGACTCTTTGACAAGGGCGTCGATGCCCTCAAGACGGACTTTGGCGAGCGTATTCCCACTCTTGACGTTCAGTGGCACGATGCCTCGGTTGACCCACACAAGATGCACAACTACTACGCCTTCATGTACAACAAGCTTGTTTACGAGGCTCTCCAGAAGCGATACGGCGACAACGAGGCTGTTCTTTACGCTCGCGCTGCCTGTGCTGGAACTCAGCGCTTCCCTCTCGTATGGGGAGGAGATTGTGAGTCTACACCCGAAGCTCTCGCTGAATCTGTCCGCGGTGGGTTATCAATGGGCCTCAGCGGCTTTACTTTCTGGAGCTGCGACATTGGTGGCTTCGAAGGTTCTCCACCACCGTGGATCTACAAGCGATGGGTCGCGATGGGCCTTCTGTGCAGTCATAGTCGTCTGCATGGCAGTAATTCTTATCGCGTGCCGTGGGTTGTTGACAATGATGATACCACTGAGGAGGGTTGCTCCAGGACTCTAGCCAAGTGGACAGCGCTCAAGACGCGATTGATGCCGTATATCTTCTCTCAGGCTATTGAGTCTATAGAGGGTGGGATTCCAATGTCTCTTCGAGCTGTTGCGCTTGAGTTCCCTGAAGATCCAACCTCTTGGTACCTTGATCGCCAGTTCATGGTCGGATCACAGCTCCTAGCAGCTCCCATTTATGAAGAGTCCGGCGAAGTTGAGTTCTACCTCCCTAAGGGAAAATGGACATCTTATTTCACGAACGAAGTCAAATCTGGTCCTGGATGGTTTAAGGAGAAGCACGCATTTGGCACATTGCCTCTTTACGTGCGCGAGAACACCGTTCTTGTCCTCGGGAGTTGCAAGGAAGTTGGTGCGGATTATGACTTTGCGAACAACGTTGAAGTTGCTTTGTATCAGGCTTCTCCTGGTGCTAAGGCTACTGTGGTGGACGGAGAGGGAAATGTTGTTGCTGAACTTGTAGTTGCACAAGATGGTAAGCTCGAGGGTACTGATAAACTCAAGGGTGATTATAAGGTTGCTGAGAAGGGTCGTGACTTGAGGGGAGATGCCCCAGTCTCAATCGAGTCTCTGTCATAG